One genomic segment of Actinomycetes bacterium includes these proteins:
- a CDS encoding DUF6458 family protein, with the protein MGIGVSIFLIALGAILAFAVNVSVSGLDIAVVGWILMVVGAIGLIMTAFIWGPRNRARGDVVAERRVYDDRV; encoded by the coding sequence ATGGGCATCGGGGTCAGCATCTTCCTGATCGCGCTAGGCGCGATCCTTGCCTTCGCCGTCAACGTCAGCGTCTCCGGACTCGACATCGCCGTGGTCGGCTGGATCCTCATGGTCGTGGGGGCCATCGGCCTGATCATGACCGCGTTCATCTGGGGGCCGCGCAACCGCGCCCGTGGTGACGTGGTCGCGGAGCGCCGGGTCTACGACGACCGCGTCTGA
- a CDS encoding DUF6458 family protein yields the protein MSRSRPPDGRTSVGTGVVLMAVGAVLAFAVDAPAEIEEYVDVLDLGLILVWAGVLVLVMQLVMNRAPRADRRPRRERVYDDRTDEWYENDVHRPGWAGETSRLPTVRDR from the coding sequence ATGAGCCGTTCGCGACCCCCCGACGGCCGGACCTCCGTCGGCACCGGCGTCGTGCTGATGGCCGTCGGAGCGGTGCTGGCCTTCGCGGTCGACGCGCCCGCCGAGATCGAGGAGTACGTCGACGTGCTCGACCTGGGCCTGATCCTGGTCTGGGCCGGCGTCCTGGTCCTGGTCATGCAGCTGGTCATGAACCGCGCGCCGCGCGCCGACCGGCGACCCCGGCGGGAGCGCGTCTACGACGACCGCACCGACGAGTGGTACGAGAACGACGTGCACCGGCCCGGCTGGGCCGGCGAGACCAGCCGCCTGCCGACTGTGCGCGACCGCTGA